Part of the Paenibacillus guangzhouensis genome is shown below.
CGTAAAAAGGAGGAGGAGTATTCCTCCCCCTCCCCACAGCAATCCTGTTCGGTTCATTATTTCACCAAATCCGGATAGATCGCCTTCGCCATCGCGATCAAACCTTCGGTTAGACGCGGGCCCGGTCTGCTAAGCAAGTTGCCATCCACGCCAATCACTTGATTATTCTTAATTGCATCGATTTGATCCCAGCCGCTGCGACCTAGAATGATATCTTTAATCGGTTTGCCCGTCTCATAATCTTTGGCATCGTTCGCGAATAGAATGACATTCGGATTCGAATGAATAATATTCTCTTCATTAATCTGTACCCAGCCTTGTACGTCGGATGCCACGTTCACACCGCTGGCGATGGAGATCAGTTCATCCATGAATTCACCTTTACCGACCGTCCAGCCTGGGGAGAATTCAATGTATACTTTCTTCTTCTGATCTGCAGCGACATTCTTCACGGCTTCAACAACCGAATCGCGGTCTGCTTTCATTTTATCGATCACTTTTTTCGCTTCTGCTTGGCGGTCGGTAATTTGACCATATACTTCGATATTTTTCATAATATCTTCAAGTGTCTTCGGCTCAACTTTGAAAATTTTAATGCCCAGATCACGAAGCTTTTTCACGGATTCTTCTTTCATCGAAATACCCGTGAAGACGATATCCGCATTGGCACCAATCACCGCTTCTTCATTCGGCTGCGTAATACTGCCCATTTTTGGCTTTGAGCTCGCTGCTGCCGGGTAATCGTCATAGTCCGATACACCAACGATTTGTTGATCCAATCCAAGTGCGAAGAGGGACTCGGTCTCTGCTGGCGACACCGATACGATCTTCTCAGGTGCTTTCTCAAATGTAAATTCCTCGCCTGTCGCATCCTTAATCGTCAGCGGATACTTCGTCTTGAGGTCTGATGTTTCAGCTGTGTCCTTCTGCTCATGATTGCTGTGTTCTGTCTGAGCTCCTTGCTTCGCTGCATCCTCCGTACCCTTCGAACCGCAAGCCGCGATACTAACTACGAGTGCGAGAATGAGCGCCCACGTTGATAACCCTTTCCAAATCTTCATCCTTGTCTCTCTCCCCTTTTTCTTGATTCATGCTGAACGCTTGAACAGAGAAAACCCCAGATCCTAGAAGGACCCGGGGTACGTCAATTTCGGAACAAACGGTATGTACGCAGATTGTATGCCATACCTCTTCCAACTGAGCGCAACCCTTTCCTCGAAGGTTTGTCATTCGTATCCATAGGCAGGTCTCCTGACTTATGGGTCTTTCATGCCCTCGCCTTCCCATTCCTTTTGATAGAACAGTGGCCATTGAGGTCATCCCCAGATTACAGTGGCGGGACCGTCCCGGATTTGCACCGGATTCCCTTTTAACCCAATCGATACGCTTCTCGCACCGATCAGGACCTATAAATTTCCTATTCAATTCAGGCTATGCCTTTCAGCCTTCCACCTAGTTATTATAGGGGAAAAGCCCCCACCTTACAACTAAATAAGTCGCGTTTTTGTGGGGTCGCGATTTGAATTTCGAAGAGGAAATCTTTATCATCATAACTAATGAATATCGAACCTGTTATAGAAAGAGAGGAATGCTCTCATGGATAGAATCATGATTGTAGAAGACGATCCCAAAATACACACCTTGCTCAAGGAGCAGCTAGAAAAGTACGGCTATGAAGCTGTCGTCGCGGATGATTTCGACCGTATCGCAGATCAATTCACCCAAATTGAACCCAATCTCGTCCTGCTCGATGTTAATTTGCCGAAATTCGATGGATTCTACTGGTGCCGCCAAATCCGTCAAATCTCGACCTGCCCGATCCTCTTCATCTCAGCTAGAGAAGGGAAAATGGAACAAGTCATGGCGCTGGAGCATGGTGCCGATGACTATATTACGAAGCCGTTCGATTATGAGATTGTCATGGCCAAAATCGCCAGCCACCTGCGCCGTGCCTATGGAAGTTACGCGCCAAAGGCTTCGGAACGTTCCTTGAGTCTCCACGGCCTTACCCTGCTGCCTGAACGGCTTGAAGTCTCCTTAGCGGATCAGAGTATGGAGCTGCTGCGCAAAGAATCGCTATTGCTGGAAATCCTCGTTGAACGCTATCCGCGCGTCGTAAGCCGCGATCGAATTCTGGAGAAGCTATGGGACGAGAACCACTTCGTCGACGAAAATACGCTCAATGTATATGTCACGCGCCTTCGCAAGAAGCTGAAGGATCTGGGCATCGAAGATGCAATTGAGACAGTTCGGGGGGCGGGCTATCGCCTGAAAGTAACCTGGGCGGATGTCTCCTCATGAGGCTGTTCCTTCGTGATCATATCCCACTAATGATTGTACTCGGAATTCAAATCGTCATGACTTCTATCGTCTATGCTTTTAATGACGGCTCGGCATTATCAACCATTAGTTATGTCTTCATCATCAGCCTTTTTCTCTTGCTGGTCTTCCTCGTCTATCAATATGTGACCAAGCGGGGATTCTATGCCAGATTATCAAATCCGGAAGCGTCGATGGAGCCGATCTTTACCTCGAAGAGCAGAAGATTCACACCGATTGAACAGGCCCTGCAGGACCTGCTCGTAGACCAGTTCCGTCTGACGCAGCAAGAGCTGCATCACGCAGAGAATCGGATGAATCGCCATGTCACGTTTATGAATCAATGGGTGCATGATATGAAGACGCCGCTCTCAGTCATCCATATGACGATTCAAGATGAAGATGAGCCGATTTTTGACAGCATACGGGAAGAGACGGACCGGCTGGCTAAAGGGTTGGAGACCGTATTGTATATGGCGAGGCTGGATAGCTTCGAACATGATTTCTATATTGAAGAGGTCGATCTCGCTCAGCTATTCGGGCAATTCGTGAAGCAAAATAAACGATTGTTCATTCGCAGCCAAGTTTTCCCGAAAATCGAGATCGAAGCGCATCAAGTGGTGCTCTCCGATGAGAAGTGGCTTGGCTTTGTCTTCAGCCAAATTTTGAATAATGCCGTCAAATATTCCGCAGGCAAGAGCCGCTCCATTGAGATCAGCACGTACATGGAAGAGGAGGAGACGGTCGTCGAGGTGCGCGATTTCGGCATCGGCATTCCCGCACATGATGTGGATCGCGTATTCGAGCCGTATTTTACCGGGGAAAACGGGCGACAATATGCCGCTTCCACCGGCATGGGCTTATATCTCGTCCATGAAATCTGCAGCCGTCTCGGCCATCGAATTACCATCTCATCCGAGCAAGGCGTAGGCACGAGCGTACGGATTTATTTCACCAATACAACCGAAGACCATGATTTCCGGCGAAAGGAGTGAGGCACGTGGACATGCTTCAAGTTCGTAATATCAACAAAGTGTACAGCGGACGCAAGGCGTTCCGGGCATTGACCGACCTCAGCTTAACGATCCGCGAAGGTGAATTCGTCGGCATTATGGGACCATCCGGCAGCGGGAAGACCACCCTCCTGAATGTCATCTCGACGATTGATATGCCGTCATCTGGCCAAATTCTCATTAACGGCAGCAATCCGTATAAGCTGCGCAAGAACAAGCTTGCCGCTTTTCGAAGACAGCAGCTCGGGTTCGTCTTTCAAGAATTCCATCTCATCGATACGTTAACCATCGGAGAGAACATCATTCTCCCGCTAACGCTTGATGGCGTGCGCGTCTCTGAAATGGAAGAGCGGCTAAGCAGCATTATTCAGAAGCTTGGGATCAAAGATATTCGAGATAACAGCATTTTTGAAGTATCGCGGGGGCAGCAGCAGCGTGCCGCGATCGCACGCGCGATTATTCACCGCCCATCCCTCCTGCTCGCTGATGAACCGACCGGGAACCTGGATTCCAAAGCCTCCAGACGTGTGATGGAGACGCTGCAGCATATTAATGAGACCGACCGCACCACAATGATGATGGTAACCCATGATCCGATCGCGGCAAGCTATTGCCACCGGGTCATCTTTATTAAAGACGGAAGGCTCTATAATGAGATTGTTCAGGGGCAGAATCGTTCGGCCTTCTATCAGAAGATCATCAATGCGATCGCGCTTCTAGGAGGGGACGCGAATGAATTTTCTACAATTCGCGTTTAATAACGTCAAGCGGCAGGCGAGGAAATATGCAGCTTATTTCTTCAGCAGCGCCTTCGCCGTGATGATCTTCTTCCTATACGTTGCATTTAGCCTACATCCCAAAATTCAATCGAGCACGGTTAATGATCTCGTATTCGGTGGCATGACACTCGGGGCAAGCTCGATCGTATTTTTCTCGTTCATCTTCATTCTCTACTCCACGGCCGTCTTCGTTCAAGCGCGAAGCCAGCAATTCGGCATTCTGACCGTCCTCGGAATGACGAAAAGGCAGCTGCGATTCATGTTGTTCTTGGAATTCTCCATCATTGGCATCGGTTCGATTATTACGGGGATTGTCACAGGACTTGTCTTCCTGAAATTATTCCTGATCATCGCATCGCTTGCCGTTGGTGGCAGCTCGATGACGTTCTATTTTCCAATCGCCGCGCTCGAAACGACGGTGATTACGTACGGTATTCTCTTCATCTTCATATCGCCGTTGTCCTATCTGTTCATCGGTCGACAACCGCTGATGGAGCTGTTAACGGTTCGTCGTAAAAAGATGCGATTTCGCAGATCCTCCTATTTCTTCGCGATCGTTGCGTTATGCTGCTTGATCTGGAGTTACGCGCAGGTTTTTCGAAAAGATGTAGGGGCGTTTTTCATCGCGTTTATGATTATTCATCTCGGCTTGTATGGCTTGTTCAGACATGTCCTTCCGATCGTGATGCGGTGGATGAAGAAGATCCGTCCGTTATATTGGAGCAAGACGAACCTGCTCAAATTATCGGAGACGGAGCTCCGCATTCGCGAGAACGGGCTGATGTTCTACTTGCTCACCATTTTATGGTCCATTACTTGCCTATGTGTCGTCGTCCTCGTGTCGATCCGATTCCTGATGGTCGTCTCGCCGTATCAAGAGCCATACCAGCTGTACTATGTCTCTTATATGAATAATGCGAATCAGGAGAAGCACATCCAGTATATCGATCAGAACCTGCATGAAATGGGCATCACATTTGATAAAATACGCACTCCCTTGCTGCGAATTACGACAGCGCCCGACGCTTACGTCGATTATTTCATGCGCTACCAGGAATATGTTCGCCTCGCCGAACATTATCATGCTAAGGTAGTCCCGCTACAGGATCATGAAGCGATTCGACTGTCCAGAGGAAAAGAGAGTGCATCGAAAAACCGCACCATCATTCAGGTTCCAGGGGTAGCAAGCTCGCTGGAGCTCATCAAGCAGCCCGAGATCAAGAAGAACTGGATGCCTGAGCTGCAAGGGAAGAACGGCAGCGTGCTCGTGATTACCGATGCCGTATACGAGACACTCGCCGCCAACAAGGCAGGCGAACGGATGACATTCTTCGGGTATCAATTCGCCAACAGCAAAAATGCGTTAACTTTGTTCGCCGTCGTCGAAAAAGAACTCGGGGCAACCGGCGTGCATGATGAATACGTGTTCTCCTTGGCGGCTTATTATGAGTATCTCTTCCAGCAGATGCCGTATATCGTCATCTTTATCGGGCTATTCATTACGGCGGTGTTCTTCACCGCGGGGGCCAGCTTCGTCTATTTCAAAATCTATTCCGACTTGAACAAAGATCTCATTCAATTCCGGGCGCTCTACAACATCGGAGTTAGCATTCCGGAGCTTTATCAGATCGTCAAAACCCGCGTTGTCCTCATGATGGGGCTGCCGAGCTTGTTCGCGATATTGAATAGCGCAGGATTATTGATTTTCATCAAGCAGCAGGATGACACCTTGTTCAAATGGTTTCCGTTCGTCGTCTCCTTCGTGCTCTTCGCGTTAATTCAGGCCTGCTTCAGCTTCATTCTACGGAAGCGGTATTGGGCGCATATTGAGAATAGTTTGAAGTGAGGGGGGCGAAATAACTGCTTTTTTGCAGTTATTTGGGGCGCAGCGAGCGACTTTGGGCGAAATAACTGCCTTTTAGCAGTTATTTGAGGCGTGGCGTGCGACTTTGGGGGAAATAACTGCCTTTTTGCAGTTATTTGGGGCGCAGCGAGCGACTTTGGGCGAAATAACTGCTTTTTGGCAGTTATTTGGGGCGCAGCGAGCGACTTTGGGCGAAATAACTGCCTTTTTGCAGTTATTTGGTGCGCAGCGAGCGACTTTGGGCGAAATAACTGCTTTTTGGCAGTTATTTGAGGCGTGGCGAGCAACTTTGGGAGAAATAAATGCTTTTTAGCAGTTATTTGGGGCGCAGCGAGCGACTATGGGCGAAATAGCTGCTTTTTTGCAGTTATTTGGAGTGCGGCGTGCGACTTTGGGGGAAATAACTGCTTTTTGGCAGTTATTTTCCCATCACCCCATCTATACAACATAAAGAAGGGCTTGCCCATCTGCGTACCACGCAGAGGGTAAGCCCTTGTCATTTACACCAAACGAATTAGCCACAACACCAACGCACCGATCAGCACGAATATGACGGAGCTCGCATACATTAGCCGCACCGTCATCGGAATGTGATCCGCGCGAAGCGGCTCTTTCGGTTCGCCCATATACGCGCGGAAAGATGCGACCCCCTTGTAGACGTTATGCCCTCCGAGCCGTACCCCGAGCGCGCCGGCAACGGCAGATTCCGGGTAGCCGCTATTGGGGCTCGGATGCTCCTTCGCATCGCGAAGGACTGTCCGCCAAGCGCTGCGGGCATCCTGCCGCAGAAGCCAAGCCGCTGCCGTAAGCAAAACCGCTGTGATACGCGCGGGAATCCAATTCGCCACGTCATCAAGGCGTGCCGAGGCGAATCCCAAATCCTTGTATTTCTCGTTCTTATAGCCGACCATCGAATCGAGTGTGTTCACCGCGCGATAAGCCATCGCGAGCGGCGCCCCACCGATCGCCGCATAGAATAATGGCGACGTAATCGCATCCACAATATTTTCAGCGACCGTCTCTACCGTGCCCCTTACGATCTCAGACTCGTCCAGGTGTTCCGTATCCCGTCCAACGATCATCCCGAGCGAGCATCTCGCCGCAGGCATGTCCCCGGCACGAAGATGGCGGTACACCTCCATCCCCGCGTCCTTCAGCCCTTTGGTCGCAATCGTCGTTGCGATCAGCGAGACCTCTACCGCCCCTGCGAACCATGGGTGAATCAACGCGAGCAGGTAGAGCATCCCCCACGTGAGCAGGAAGAGGCCACCGACGAGGATAACCGGCAGGAGGAAGCCTCCTGCCTTCAACTGCTTTGGTGTATGGGCAATGCGACGCACGAAACGTTCCAATTGTGTAATCACCTTGCCCATGAAGATGACCGGATGCGGAATCCAGCGCGGATCGCCAATGATGCAATCAACAACATAGGCGAGAATAATGAAATAAGCATGTTCCAGCATCATTACGCCTCTCCTTGCGTTCGTACCGCTTCGTAGACGGTGTCGTACACGAGACGCCCGAGCAGATTGCCGAGCGTCGTCGCGCTGCCCGCGTACAGGTGCTCCGCACCATAGCGGGCGCTTCTACTCACGGCGAGCACGACGGTGTCCGTCGTCGTGCCCGTCGCCACATCACCGTCCTGCGGATCGGTGATGCCCAGATCTTGCAGCGCGGCGGCCTTCGCTTCCGTCGCGGTAATAATCGCGCCGACCAGCGTAGCCGGCGCGAGCCGCCCGTCCACAGCCACGATCGTATTGATCGTGCCTGGCGCATAGGCGGCGAACGTCTCGCGCGCTCGCCCGGCGCGCGCGGCATTGGACGTGCCTGCCGTCGTGCACACGACGATGCGGGCCTGATCGCCCTCCGCCTCCGCAAGCGAAGCATGCGTCAGCTTCGCTGCGGTCAATAGGCCGACCGTCTGGCTCAGCGGATAGCCCCATGCCGTGATCTCCGATTCGAGATGCTGAATCGGATCGGGCCGATTATAATCTTTCGTGACATAGACGTTCACGATCTGATCCGCAACCGTGCTGCCGCCCGCATAAGGGGCGCTGCTCAGCATCTGCAACGGCTCAGGCGCCAGCATCCGGATATGATGCCGCTCACGATCATACCTAAATTCAAGCCCTGACCAGCACGTACTCTCATACTTCATTAATGCTTCAGCCGACCGAAATGGCTGTACCATCGTCCCTACACCCCTTCCTGCCATACGTCAGTAAGCTTTACGAAGAGCAGCTCATTGCGTACACGATCCTTCACGGCCAACCGAATATCCGCCTCGCAAAGTCCTTCATACATCGCACAGCTCCGAATCAGAATGCCTTTCCGCCCGAGCTTCGCTTGTAGCTGCTCTGCAGTCCAAGGACTCGGCAGCCGCACTAGGATGAAATTCGCCAGGCTTGGCCACGTCTTACAACCGAATTCCCGTTCCAATCGCTGAATCATGTAATCCCGTTCAATCACGGTCATTTCCCTCGTTTTCGCCTCATAGGCTTCACACTCGACCATGCAGGCTTCCCCCGCCGCCAGAGCCAGCCGATTCACGCTCCACGTCACCTGCTTCGACCGAAGCTTCTGAATGAGCGACGATCTAGCCACCGCATAACCAAGCCGTAAGCCGGGAATCGCATAAAATTTCGTCATCGAACGAATCAGAATCACATGCGAATATTGCTTCACACGCGGCAGTAGAGTCGCCTGCTGGTCCGGTGCGATGAAATCCATGAACGCTTCGTCGACAATCAGCATCGTATCCGATTCGGCCGCAATCCCTGCAAGCCGCTCCAGCTCCTCAATGCTATATTGCACGCCCGTCGGGTTGTTCGGCTGCCCCAGGAAGAGCAGATCCACCTTCCGCATCAAGTCTGCAATGTCATCGATCCCTGCACGAAATCCTTGCTCCTCCTGCCCGAAGATCCCGAAGACCTCGGCCCCGAACTTTCGGGACAGCTCCGCATACTCCGAGAAACATGGATAGATCACACCCACACGACGCGGCGCCAGCGCGAGCAGGGCAAGCGCCATGCACTCCGCAGCGCCGTTGCCAATGCAGATCATCGACGAATCGATACGCAACGCCTCCGCCAGCAGAGCCCGAAATCTCCGATGATCCGGGTCTGGATAATGCACAACATCCTGCAGCTCCTGCTGGACCCTAGCCAGCACATGCGGCGGCGGACCAAGCGGATTAATATTCGCACTATAATCGATGAAAGCTGAACGGTCTACACCAAATGCCGCTTGCGCCGTCTCTAAATCTCCCCCATGACCAAACCTTTCAATCATGCTCACAATCTCCCTTTCCCCGTCACGTGTATCTATGTATTTTGCTTCAACAACCGTTCTTCTCTTGCACCGGAGGCGGTTTCGATTTCATCTTACTAGCATGATACCTCTCCGCAATCCGTAAGACATCCCCTCTTTGAGGGTATTTTGATTATGGGCATGAATGCGCCTTGACGTCAACACGCATTGTGCCTTACGTCTTTGTAGATTTTAGCGAAATAGATTACAATGAATAGTTGAAACAAGCATAATCAACTGCGCCGTTCTTCTCGTGACGGGAAGCATTTAAGCAATAAATATAAGTACTGTTTATCGGTATAACTGATGAACACTTATATTTGAACTTTCTTGAAATTTGCAATTTTTTCATAAAACAAGTCATGTTGGAGGGATACATATGTTATTTATCGACAACCAAGGGATTACCGATCCGACGCTCAATCTAGCGATTGAAGAATATGCGCTGCGGCATCTCCCAATGGATGACAGCTACTTGCTGTTCTACATTAATGAACCGTCCATTATTATCGGTAAACACCAGAATACGATCGAAGAGATTAATGCCGAATATGTCAAAGAACATGGCATCCACATCGTTCGCAGATTATCGGGCGGCGGTGCGGTCTACCACGACCTCGGCAACCTGAACTTCAGTTTCTTGACCAAGGATGATGGTCAATCCTTCAATAATTTCAAGAAATTCACCGAGCCAGTAGTTGACGCCCTGCGTAAGCTTGGGGTGGAGTCCGAACTAACGGGCCGCAACGATATTCAAATCGGTGAACGTAAAATCTCGGGGAATGCCCAATTCAGCTCACGCGGACGCATGTTCAGCCACGGGACATTGCTCTTCAACTCCGAGATGGAAAATGTCGCCTCGGCCCTAAAAGTCAACGCGGAGAAAATCGCATCCAAAGGCACGAAATCCGTGCGCAGCCGTGTCGCGAACATTTCCGAATTCCTGCAAGAGCCCATGACGATCGAGCAATTCCGTGCTGAAGTCTTGCGCAGCATCTTCGGGATGGAACCGGATCAAGTTCCGCAATATCGCCTGACGGAAGAAGATTGGGCCAACATCCGCAAGCTGGCAGACGAACGCTACCGTAATTGGGATTGGAACTACGGCAATTCGCCGAAGTTCAATATTCGTAACTCCAAGCGCTTCCCAATCGGAATTGTCGATCTGCGCTTAGACGTAGAAGACGGCAACATCCAAGAAATAAAAATCTATGGCGACTTCTTCGCCAAACGCGATATTGCCGAGCTCGAAGATTTGCTCCGCGGAACGCGTTACGAAGAATCCTCCGTACGTGCGAAGCTGGACGGCACGGACATTACACAATTTTTCGGCAATCTCGAAT
Proteins encoded:
- a CDS encoding ABC transporter permease, with protein sequence MNFLQFAFNNVKRQARKYAAYFFSSAFAVMIFFLYVAFSLHPKIQSSTVNDLVFGGMTLGASSIVFFSFIFILYSTAVFVQARSQQFGILTVLGMTKRQLRFMLFLEFSIIGIGSIITGIVTGLVFLKLFLIIASLAVGGSSMTFYFPIAALETTVITYGILFIFISPLSYLFIGRQPLMELLTVRRKKMRFRRSSYFFAIVALCCLIWSYAQVFRKDVGAFFIAFMIIHLGLYGLFRHVLPIVMRWMKKIRPLYWSKTNLLKLSETELRIRENGLMFYLLTILWSITCLCVVVLVSIRFLMVVSPYQEPYQLYYVSYMNNANQEKHIQYIDQNLHEMGITFDKIRTPLLRITTAPDAYVDYFMRYQEYVRLAEHYHAKVVPLQDHEAIRLSRGKESASKNRTIIQVPGVASSLELIKQPEIKKNWMPELQGKNGSVLVITDAVYETLAANKAGERMTFFGYQFANSKNALTLFAVVEKELGATGVHDEYVFSLAAYYEYLFQQMPYIVIFIGLFITAVFFTAGASFVYFKIYSDLNKDLIQFRALYNIGVSIPELYQIVKTRVVLMMGLPSLFAILNSAGLLIFIKQQDDTLFKWFPFVVSFVLFALIQACFSFILRKRYWAHIENSLK
- a CDS encoding response regulator transcription factor, with amino-acid sequence MDRIMIVEDDPKIHTLLKEQLEKYGYEAVVADDFDRIADQFTQIEPNLVLLDVNLPKFDGFYWCRQIRQISTCPILFISAREGKMEQVMALEHGADDYITKPFDYEIVMAKIASHLRRAYGSYAPKASERSLSLHGLTLLPERLEVSLADQSMELLRKESLLLEILVERYPRVVSRDRILEKLWDENHFVDENTLNVYVTRLRKKLKDLGIEDAIETVRGAGYRLKVTWADVSS
- a CDS encoding ABC transporter ATP-binding protein, which translates into the protein MLQVRNINKVYSGRKAFRALTDLSLTIREGEFVGIMGPSGSGKTTLLNVISTIDMPSSGQILINGSNPYKLRKNKLAAFRRQQLGFVFQEFHLIDTLTIGENIILPLTLDGVRVSEMEERLSSIIQKLGIKDIRDNSIFEVSRGQQQRAAIARAIIHRPSLLLADEPTGNLDSKASRRVMETLQHINETDRTTMMMVTHDPIAASYCHRVIFIKDGRLYNEIVQGQNRSAFYQKIINAIALLGGDANEFSTIRV
- a CDS encoding pyridoxal phosphate-dependent aminotransferase; protein product: MIERFGHGGDLETAQAAFGVDRSAFIDYSANINPLGPPPHVLARVQQELQDVVHYPDPDHRRFRALLAEALRIDSSMICIGNGAAECMALALLALAPRRVGVIYPCFSEYAELSRKFGAEVFGIFGQEEQGFRAGIDDIADLMRKVDLLFLGQPNNPTGVQYSIEELERLAGIAAESDTMLIVDEAFMDFIAPDQQATLLPRVKQYSHVILIRSMTKFYAIPGLRLGYAVARSSLIQKLRSKQVTWSVNRLALAAGEACMVECEAYEAKTREMTVIERDYMIQRLEREFGCKTWPSLANFILVRLPSPWTAEQLQAKLGRKGILIRSCAMYEGLCEADIRLAVKDRVRNELLFVKLTDVWQEGV
- a CDS encoding adenosylcobinamide amidohydrolase, giving the protein MVQPFRSAEALMKYESTCWSGLEFRYDRERHHIRMLAPEPLQMLSSAPYAGGSTVADQIVNVYVTKDYNRPDPIQHLESEITAWGYPLSQTVGLLTAAKLTHASLAEAEGDQARIVVCTTAGTSNAARAGRARETFAAYAPGTINTIVAVDGRLAPATLVGAIITATEAKAAALQDLGITDPQDGDVATGTTTDTVVLAVSRSARYGAEHLYAGSATTLGNLLGRLVYDTVYEAVRTQGEA
- a CDS encoding sensor histidine kinase; protein product: MIVLGIQIVMTSIVYAFNDGSALSTISYVFIISLFLLLVFLVYQYVTKRGFYARLSNPEASMEPIFTSKSRRFTPIEQALQDLLVDQFRLTQQELHHAENRMNRHVTFMNQWVHDMKTPLSVIHMTIQDEDEPIFDSIREETDRLAKGLETVLYMARLDSFEHDFYIEEVDLAQLFGQFVKQNKRLFIRSQVFPKIEIEAHQVVLSDEKWLGFVFSQILNNAVKYSAGKSRSIEISTYMEEEETVVEVRDFGIGIPAHDVDRVFEPYFTGENGRQYAASTGMGLYLVHEICSRLGHRITISSEQGVGTSVRIYFTNTTEDHDFRRKE
- a CDS encoding ABC transporter substrate-binding protein — encoded protein: MKIWKGLSTWALILALVVSIAACGSKGTEDAAKQGAQTEHSNHEQKDTAETSDLKTKYPLTIKDATGEEFTFEKAPEKIVSVSPAETESLFALGLDQQIVGVSDYDDYPAAASSKPKMGSITQPNEEAVIGANADIVFTGISMKEESVKKLRDLGIKIFKVEPKTLEDIMKNIEVYGQITDRQAEAKKVIDKMKADRDSVVEAVKNVAADQKKKVYIEFSPGWTVGKGEFMDELISIASGVNVASDVQGWVQINEENIIHSNPNVILFANDAKDYETGKPIKDIILGRSGWDQIDAIKNNQVIGVDGNLLSRPGPRLTEGLIAMAKAIYPDLVK
- the cbiB gene encoding adenosylcobinamide-phosphate synthase CbiB, with the translated sequence MMLEHAYFIILAYVVDCIIGDPRWIPHPVIFMGKVITQLERFVRRIAHTPKQLKAGGFLLPVILVGGLFLLTWGMLYLLALIHPWFAGAVEVSLIATTIATKGLKDAGMEVYRHLRAGDMPAARCSLGMIVGRDTEHLDESEIVRGTVETVAENIVDAITSPLFYAAIGGAPLAMAYRAVNTLDSMVGYKNEKYKDLGFASARLDDVANWIPARITAVLLTAAAWLLRQDARSAWRTVLRDAKEHPSPNSGYPESAVAGALGVRLGGHNVYKGVASFRAYMGEPKEPLRADHIPMTVRLMYASSVIFVLIGALVLWLIRLV
- a CDS encoding lipoate--protein ligase, whose protein sequence is MLFIDNQGITDPTLNLAIEEYALRHLPMDDSYLLFYINEPSIIIGKHQNTIEEINAEYVKEHGIHIVRRLSGGGAVYHDLGNLNFSFLTKDDGQSFNNFKKFTEPVVDALRKLGVESELTGRNDIQIGERKISGNAQFSSRGRMFSHGTLLFNSEMENVASALKVNAEKIASKGTKSVRSRVANISEFLQEPMTIEQFRAEVLRSIFGMEPDQVPQYRLTEEDWANIRKLADERYRNWDWNYGNSPKFNIRNSKRFPIGIVDLRLDVEDGNIQEIKIYGDFFAKRDIAELEDLLRGTRYEESSVRAKLDGTDITQFFGNLEFDAFIGLLFLEA